The proteins below come from a single Carassius carassius chromosome 11, fCarCar2.1, whole genome shotgun sequence genomic window:
- the klhl41a gene encoding kelch-like protein 41a, with protein MEPTSIKEDLRLFQSTLLQDGLKELLKENKFVDCILKVGDQCLPCHRLIMAACSPYFRELYFTEDGVEKKDSSKEVVLENVDPTIMDMIVNYLYSADIEITDENVQDVFAVANRFQIPSVFTACVNYLQNKLSLGNCLAIFRMGLVLNCPRLAIAARDFIAERFETLSKDEDFLEFNAPELFAIIGCDALNVEKEEVVFELLMKWVGKNKENRAKALGDAFEHIRFRLLPEKYFKEKVEKDDIIKADPELAKKLKVIKEAFAGKLPQGEEEEGEKVLPGYLNNSKRLGMFNRDLILMINATAAVAYDAHENECFLAAIAEQIPRNHVSITSKKNLLYVLGGLFVDEDNKESPLQCYFYQLDTHSPNWIALPPMPSPRCLFSMGEFENFLFAVAGKDLQINESLDSVMSYDVDKMKWQETKKLPLKIHGHSVISQNGLVYCIGGKTDENKTINKMFAYNHKKSEWKELAAMKTPRSMFGAVAHSGKIIVVGGVNEDGLLASCEAYDFGKNKWEPFSEFVQERSSVNLVSAAGVLYAVGGFAVQEDEDKHCVPSEIPDIWQYEEDKKQWSGMIQEMRYAAGASCVSMRLNAAKMPKL; from the exons ATGGAACCCACGAGTATCAAGGAGGACCTGAGGCTCTTTCAGAGCACCCTGCTCCAGGACGGTTTGAAGGAACTTCTGAAGGAGAACAAGTTTGTGGATTGTATTCTGAAGGTTGGAGATCAGTGTCTGCCCTGCCACAGACTCATCATGGCTGCATGCAGCCCGTATTTCCGAGAGCTGTACTTTACTGAAGACGGTGTTGAGAAGAAAGACTCCAGCAAGGAAGTAGTGCTGGAGAACGTGGATCCCACTATTATGGACATGATTGTGAACTATCTCTACTCAGCAGACATCGAAATCACAGATGAGAATGTGCAAGACGTCTTCGCAGTCGCCAACAGGTTCCAGATCCCATCCGTGTTCACCGCTTGCGTCAACTATCTACAAAACAAGCTTTCGTTGGGTAACTGCTTGGCCATCTTCAGAATGGGACTGGTTTTGAACTGCCCTAGACTCGCTATAGCTGCTAGGGACTTCATAGCAGAGCGTTTTGAGACTTTATCCAAGGATGAGGACTTTCTGGAGTTCAATGCACCCGAGTTGTTCGCTATCATCGGGTGTGATGCCCTGAACGTGGAAAAAGAAGAGGTTGTGTTTGAGCTCTTGATGAAGTGGGTCGGGAAGAACAAGGAAAACCGGGCGAAAGCTTTGGGAGATGCTTTCGAACACATCCGCTTCCGACTTCTACCCGAGAAATACTTTAAGGAGAAAGTGGAAAAGGACGACATCATCAAGGCCGACCCCGAGCTCGCCAAGAAGCTGAAGGTCATCAAAGAGGCGTTTGCTGGAAAACTTCCGCAAGGCGAAGAAGAAGAGGGCGAAAAAGTGTTGCCTGGTTATCTCAATAACAGCAAACGGCTGGGGATGTTCAACAGGGATCTCATCCTGATGATAAACGCCACCGCGGCCGTGGCCTACGATGCTCATGAAAACGAATGCTTCCTAGCAGCCATAGCAGAGCAGATACCTCGAAATCATGTCAGCATCACATCGAAGAAGAACCTTCTCTATGTTTTGGGAGGACTGTTTGTTGATGAAGACAACAAGGAATCACCACTGCAGTGCTATTTCTACCAG CTGGACACACATTCTCCAAACTGGATAGCGCTGCCACCGATGCCATCGCCCAGGTGTCTGTTCTCTATGGGGGAGTTTGAAAACTTCTTGTTTGCAGTTGCTGGTAAAGACCTGCAGATCAACGAGTCTCTGGACTCAGTGATGAGTTATGATGTCGA TAAGATGAAGTGGCAGGAGACCAAAAAACTGCCCTTAAAAATTCACGGTCACAGTGTTATCTCACAAAATGGACTAGTTTATTGCATAGGAGGAAAGACGGATGAGAA TAAAACCATCAACAAGATGTTTGCGTACAACCACAAGAAGTCTGAATGGAAAGAGCTGGCAGCCATGAAAACACCCAGGTCAATGTTTGGAGCCGTCGCCCACAGTGGAAAGATCATTGTGGTTGGAGGAGTCAATGAAGATGGCCTTTTAGCCTCTTGTGAAGCCTACGACTTTGGAAAAAACAA atgGGAGCCGTTCAGTGAATTTGTGCAGGAGCGAAGTTCTGTGAATTTGGTCAGTGCTGCTGGTGTCCTGTATGCGGTGGGTGGCTTCGCCGTGCAGGAGGACGAGGACAAACACTGTGTCCCATCAGAAATTCCAGACATCTGGCA GTATGAGGAGGACAAGAAACAGTGGTCAGGAATGATACAAGAGATGCGATATGCTGCTGGCGCCTCCTGCGTTTCTATGAGACTAAATGCAGCAAAGATGCCtaaactttaa
- the bbs5 gene encoding Bardet-Biedl syndrome 5 protein homolog: MASVLDALWEDRDVRFDITQQQMKTRPGEALIDCLDSIEDTKGNNGDRGRLLVTNLRIIWHSLALPRVNLSVGYNCIINITTRTANSKLRGQTDALYILTKSNNTRFEFIFTNVVPGSPRLFTSVIAVHRAYETSKMYRDLKLRGALVQNKQLRLLPQEQVYDKINGVWNLSSDQGNLGTFFITNVRIVWHANMNESFNVSIPYLQIRSIRIRDSKFGLALVIESSQQTGGYVLGFKIDPMDKLQDAVKEINSLHKVYSANPIFGVEYEMEEKPQPLEELTVEQLPDDVEIEPDEHTDAFTAYFADGNKQHDREPVFFEELGLAIEKLKDGFTLQGLWEIMG, from the exons ATGGCGTCGGTGTTGGACGCACTCTGGGAGGACAGAGACGTGAGATTTGATATCACTCAGCA GCAGATGAAAACCAGACCAGGTGAAGCGCTCATCGACTGCCTGGATTCAATCGAGGACACGAAGGGAAATAATGGTGATCGAG GAAGACTCCTGGTGACCAATTTGAGGATAATTTGGCATTCATTGGCACTTCCAAGAGTCAACTTGT CTGTGGGATACAACTGCATTATTAATATCACCACAAGGACAGCAAATTCA aaacTTAGAGGTCAGACTGATGCACTTTACATATTAACCAAATCTAATAACACTAGATTTGAGTTCATATTCACCAATGTGGTCCCAGGAAGTCCAAGACTGTTTACATCCGTCATTGCTGTGCACAG AGCTTATGAGACTTCCAAAATGTATCGAGATCTAAAGCTAAGAGGAGCTCTTGTTCAGAATAAACAGCTGAGGCTTCTGCCACAGGAGCAGGTTTATGACAAAATTAATGGAGTCTGGAACCTGTCTAGTGATCAG GGCAATCTTGGAACGTTTTTCATTACTAATGTGAGGATAGTGTGGCATGCCAACATGAACGAGAGCTTCAATGTCAGCATTCCCTATCTGCAAATT CGCTCAATAAGGATTAGAGACTCTAAATTTGGACTAGCTCTTGTGATTGAGAGCTCTCAACAG ACGGGGGGTTATGTGCTGGGATTCAAGATCGATCCAATGGACAAGTTACAAGATGCAGTGAAGGAAATCAACTCCTTACACAAAGTGTACTCCGCAAACCCCATTTTTGGTGTGGAATATGAGATGGAAGAAAAG CCTCAGCCTCTGGAGGAGCTGACCGTAGAACAGCTGCCTGATGACGTGGAGATTGAGCCAGATGAGCACACAGACGCTTTTACC GCTTATTTTGCAGATGGAAATAAG CAACATGATCGTGAGCCGGTGTTCTTTGAAGAGCTGGGTCTGGCTATAGAGAAATTAAAAGATGGATTCACACTACAGGGACTCTGGGAAATCATGGGTTAA